A genomic region of Thiofilum sp. contains the following coding sequences:
- a CDS encoding DEAD/DEAH box helicase encodes MTDIDSVLPLWEHQRRGVLFARTCNRLGLFFDLGTGKSPTAATILREHYAKHGKIVPTVILAPKSVCHQWVDMLVKWAGVPRDKVVLLRGAGAQKQLAIRHTPKDSIIICNYEMSRTAAWASLVWWGPQVVVCDEAHKLKAYNSLAHKSVYMLTMHVQRLLLLTATPTSGNLLDIYGLARLLNEKVLGHNFMAFRNTYFVDINAARARTQSYFPNWQPKKGAETTIMDKLAPCCIKARAFECIDLPEKVIMEHIIELPEKIAKMYKALAKDWLVFINENTAVTAEFKITQMMKLRQVACGFIMDTERGNTEWLDNFRLEKLEEILEAIPEDESVIIWVPFIALYERIAAVCAKLRMSVVYVKGGQTDKDRQTAIECFTKRSMQVLISNPQAGGAGLNLQVARHAIWFAHNYNLSDHEQSEGRNFRGGSIDLHKSVVHHHIIAKGTVDEAVYAALLLKKNNVDRLMQKVGEKSIDNLLTMLQKHVEANT; translated from the coding sequence ATGACTGACATCGATTCAGTGTTACCCCTATGGGAACATCAGCGCAGAGGTGTACTCTTCGCGCGCACATGTAATAGACTTGGGTTATTCTTTGACTTGGGTACTGGTAAGAGTCCCACAGCAGCGACCATCCTGCGTGAGCACTATGCTAAGCACGGGAAGATCGTACCAACGGTGATACTTGCACCTAAGAGTGTATGCCATCAATGGGTAGACATGCTGGTCAAGTGGGCGGGCGTTCCACGAGACAAGGTAGTGTTGCTTAGGGGGGCTGGAGCACAGAAGCAGCTAGCGATTAGACACACCCCCAAGGATAGCATCATCATATGTAACTACGAGATGAGCCGGACCGCTGCATGGGCGTCGCTCGTTTGGTGGGGACCACAGGTAGTGGTGTGTGACGAGGCTCATAAGCTTAAGGCGTACAACTCACTGGCGCACAAGAGTGTTTACATGCTAACGATGCATGTGCAACGCCTGTTGCTACTTACTGCTACACCTACAAGCGGCAATCTATTAGATATCTATGGGTTGGCGCGGCTACTGAACGAGAAGGTGTTAGGCCATAACTTCATGGCGTTCCGTAATACGTACTTTGTAGACATCAACGCTGCACGAGCACGCACACAGAGCTACTTCCCGAACTGGCAGCCGAAGAAGGGCGCCGAGACGACAATAATGGACAAGCTTGCACCTTGCTGCATAAAAGCCAGGGCTTTTGAGTGTATTGATCTACCTGAAAAGGTAATCATGGAGCATATCATAGAGTTACCCGAAAAAATAGCAAAAATGTACAAGGCGCTTGCGAAAGATTGGTTAGTTTTTATCAACGAAAACACCGCTGTTACGGCTGAGTTTAAGATTACACAGATGATGAAACTTAGGCAGGTTGCTTGCGGATTCATCATGGATACAGAACGTGGCAACACTGAGTGGCTTGATAACTTCAGACTTGAGAAGCTAGAAGAGATACTCGAAGCGATTCCAGAGGATGAGAGCGTCATCATATGGGTGCCGTTCATCGCTTTGTACGAACGTATTGCAGCCGTGTGTGCGAAGCTGCGCATGAGTGTTGTGTACGTTAAGGGTGGCCAGACCGATAAGGATAGACAGACCGCCATAGAATGCTTCACAAAAAGGAGCATGCAGGTACTTATATCGAACCCACAGGCAGGTGGGGCGGGGCTTAATCTACAAGTTGCAAGGCATGCTATCTGGTTTGCGCATAACTATAACTTATCAGATCATGAGCAGAGCGAGGGTAGAAACTTCAGAGGTGGCAGCATCGACCTACATAAATCAGTTGTGCATCATCATATAATTGCGAAGGGCACGGTAGATGAAGCTGTTTACGCAGCGTTATTACTGAAGAAAAACAACGTGGATAGATTAATGCAAAAAGTTGGTGAGAAAAGTATTGACAACTTGCTAACTATGTTACAAAAGCATGTCGAGGCAAACACATGA
- a CDS encoding metallophosphoesterase family protein, giving the protein MKIYFRSDTHETTRYELSPLMDLETAKVNFDRVILCGDNVDFKNTEDKVKADWLFNYYNTMEGIDYLYGNHELQPAKYLKINDIWIEHGDEVFNGHPRVVDTPCNSKIIRFLKSLGNKQTIYRHMKLKPEHKDRLAARAKENGCSTIVVGHFHPVNVIDIKHNDVRIVILPRGETVFIT; this is encoded by the coding sequence ATGAAGATATACTTTAGATCTGATACGCATGAAACTACACGCTACGAGCTTAGTCCGTTGATGGACCTAGAGACAGCGAAGGTTAACTTCGATCGCGTGATTCTATGTGGAGACAACGTAGACTTCAAGAACACAGAGGATAAGGTAAAGGCTGATTGGTTGTTTAACTATTACAACACCATGGAAGGCATCGATTACTTGTACGGTAACCATGAGTTACAGCCTGCAAAATACCTGAAAATCAACGATATATGGATCGAGCATGGTGACGAAGTATTCAACGGGCACCCACGTGTTGTAGATACTCCATGTAATAGTAAGATCATACGCTTCCTAAAGTCACTGGGTAACAAACAGACTATCTATAGACACATGAAACTTAAACCAGAACATAAGGATAGGCTGGCTGCGAGAGCAAAAGAGAATGGCTGTAGCACCATCGTGGTAGGGCACTTCCACCCAGTCAATGTTATTGACATTAAACACAACGACGTTAGAATTGTCATACTACCGCGTGGTGAAACTGTATTCATTACGTAA
- a CDS encoding DNA polymerase — protein sequence MLVTPYQLQDIIYFMGQLPTNTAVAFDFETTGLSPYKGDTAIIMSLAYQDRCYSVFLNEISTQHLRNIFSFKDLRYVAHNAKFELSFLREQYGIEVMGDVWCTQTMERLIDNEQLSYSLAACASRSGLPAKHQLMIDWLKSNKGRLFTDAPTDILVPYVELDAVIALALYEKQRQVINYHGMQQLARTEMKVTRILHDMESMGMLVDREYTREAAIYETQLLDETYLKLSKLCGAPFVDSAKFLAPKLFELHNITLPQTEKGNPSLAAEVLEQYKEHALVDLILTYRHYSKRVSTYWETFEKMLTINSTAHFTIRQAGAATGRFSSTPNAQNWPANDDKEAYPIRRAFVARPDCKIVSIDYAQMELRLMVDEARELGMAHDITSGVDFHQRVADSAGVTRNVAKTARFAALYGASAKRLGITLGCSEGEAKRIKAALERDTPMITQYSHKLRRQVETTGILQNAFGRRYTFADRKMSYKAPNYRIQGGCGDILRRALIGCDHLLKTRRKSLLSTMLIPIHDEIVFNLHTDDLDLIPFLRHEMIVAYTGDILSMNVSVAIGDNFHDLEDM from the coding sequence ATGCTAGTCACGCCCTACCAGTTACAAGATATTATCTATTTCATGGGTCAGCTACCCACGAACACAGCAGTAGCCTTCGACTTCGAGACCACAGGCTTAAGTCCTTACAAGGGTGACACCGCTATCATCATGTCACTTGCCTACCAAGATCGTTGTTACTCTGTGTTCCTGAACGAGATATCCACGCAACACTTACGAAACATATTCTCATTCAAGGACCTACGTTACGTAGCTCACAACGCGAAGTTTGAACTTAGTTTTCTACGTGAGCAGTACGGTATCGAAGTCATGGGTGATGTGTGGTGCACACAAACCATGGAGAGACTCATTGATAATGAGCAGCTAAGCTACTCGCTTGCAGCTTGCGCCTCACGTAGTGGGTTGCCAGCTAAGCACCAACTAATGATTGATTGGTTGAAGAGTAACAAGGGTAGACTATTCACGGATGCACCTACCGATATACTTGTACCATACGTTGAGCTTGATGCGGTCATAGCGCTCGCTCTGTACGAGAAACAACGCCAGGTTATAAACTATCACGGCATGCAGCAGCTCGCACGTACCGAGATGAAGGTCACACGTATACTGCACGATATGGAGTCGATGGGTATGCTTGTTGATAGGGAATATACACGTGAGGCAGCTATCTATGAGACACAGTTACTCGATGAAACATACCTGAAGCTAAGCAAGCTATGTGGCGCACCGTTTGTGGATAGCGCCAAGTTTCTGGCACCTAAACTATTTGAATTGCATAACATCACACTCCCACAAACTGAGAAGGGGAACCCATCGCTTGCGGCTGAGGTACTTGAACAGTACAAGGAGCATGCACTGGTAGATCTTATTCTTACATACCGTCACTATAGTAAGCGTGTCTCCACATACTGGGAAACGTTCGAGAAGATGCTTACTATTAATAGCACGGCACACTTTACGATCAGACAAGCGGGGGCAGCCACCGGACGCTTCAGCTCAACGCCTAATGCACAGAACTGGCCAGCAAACGATGATAAGGAAGCCTACCCCATCCGTCGTGCATTCGTAGCTAGACCAGATTGCAAGATTGTCTCGATCGATTACGCTCAGATGGAGCTGCGCTTGATGGTTGATGAAGCACGCGAGCTAGGCATGGCTCACGACATAACAAGTGGTGTAGACTTCCACCAACGTGTTGCAGATAGTGCTGGTGTTACCAGAAACGTAGCCAAAACAGCTAGGTTTGCAGCCCTATACGGAGCAAGCGCAAAACGTCTAGGCATAACGCTTGGATGCAGCGAGGGTGAAGCTAAGCGTATCAAGGCAGCGCTGGAGCGTGACACCCCGATGATCACACAGTACAGCCATAAGCTACGCAGACAGGTAGAGACTACAGGCATACTACAGAACGCGTTCGGTAGACGCTACACGTTTGCAGATCGCAAGATGAGTTACAAGGCACCTAACTACCGCATCCAAGGTGGGTGTGGAGACATACTTAGGCGTGCACTGATCGGGTGCGATCACTTGCTTAAGACTAGACGCAAGAGCTTGCTATCTACCATGCTGATACCCATACACGATGAGATAGTGTTCAACCTACACACCGATGACCTAGACCTCATACCATTTCTACGACACGAGATGATTGTCGCATACACTGGTGACATCCTAAGCATGAACGTGTCGGTCGCCATAGGAGACAACTTCCATGACCTCGAAGACATGTGA
- a CDS encoding phage/plasmid primase, P4 family gives MIQVVYKSPAGHGMIFPKTAIEVPDVKSLFRNRDKIAKILVEDWCSNNVYYTAAHHEGATKAIQQHGNGHNVLPVRKHIYFKSQEILAWDLDGIDVTRAHDPVHLQAVTTVFADVLELQPANFTVVYTGNGYQLFIYLRQQIRQLSFFEKHRADYASLADKLTSELHLAGVQGEVDVSIWDAARLLRMPSTINRKQGRPLYTTAVLQECYDDVHFSFDDNSYLSTIVKQNMPLDDVRQSYATPDIETMFSGTEQGGCSFLHAVALNPQAYHEPQIFAALSYLANARGTNEVSIDIVDAGTGEIKPTKFTADTLADYILDQASTGVSASLASLNDEQRRAKVEHAGRYGVRLCSTIHAMGHDCTTCKHWCKVKSPIQLKSEVHLASADNGYWIMGKNGPKEPSYADIEQLFMTEKQVITLASGDMYEYSPTSRHWATLERPQVYQWWRTKLAYPDALRERHFNEFAQRVVNMCSKTKKEGEAFFDRPGLEAKINFRNGVLDLHTNVLLPHSAYYGFMSCIDLDYDSTATSDYFEEWLMSVCSKDREKYTLLMDLMSYALWPRMDDQVIVFMVGNGKNGKSTLLNILKAIMKDSASTVSLQQMLTNRFMLANLHKKNLNISQESSYAKLSYEECNILKNLTGGDAVTAERKGKDSFMFENKAKLYFATNTMPKFAETTSSMLRRVLHVSFDQSFLTCRSEVGERLVTTELSGIVAMLARNLMENIRRNNGRFVIQRGDVMRSEDIVLISNSSYQWFKETYTVNGMKAHREYTLDELYVQFTQWCEDEGIKYPMARNTFAKQLRQYIPKEYFGRKRLQGTQYITVKGIMPQADDIQMNEPLDML, from the coding sequence ATGATTCAGGTTGTTTACAAAAGCCCAGCAGGGCACGGGATGATTTTCCCCAAAACCGCTATCGAAGTTCCAGACGTAAAATCATTGTTCAGAAACCGCGACAAAATAGCTAAAATTTTAGTAGAAGACTGGTGCAGCAACAACGTATACTACACCGCTGCACACCACGAGGGTGCAACTAAAGCTATACAGCAGCACGGCAATGGTCACAATGTACTACCAGTGCGCAAGCACATATACTTTAAGTCGCAAGAGATACTCGCATGGGACCTAGACGGTATAGACGTGACAAGGGCACACGATCCGGTACACTTGCAAGCTGTCACGACTGTGTTTGCTGATGTACTTGAGTTGCAGCCTGCAAACTTCACGGTTGTGTATACGGGTAACGGGTACCAGCTGTTTATATATCTACGTCAACAGATACGGCAGCTTAGCTTCTTTGAGAAGCACCGCGCGGACTATGCAAGCCTTGCTGACAAGTTAACAAGTGAATTACACCTAGCCGGTGTACAGGGTGAGGTGGACGTATCCATATGGGATGCGGCACGCCTGCTACGTATGCCGAGCACCATAAATCGCAAGCAGGGCAGGCCGCTCTATACAACAGCGGTACTGCAAGAGTGTTACGATGATGTACACTTCAGCTTCGACGACAACAGCTACCTAAGCACAATCGTGAAGCAAAACATGCCACTAGATGATGTGAGACAGTCGTATGCGACGCCTGACATAGAGACGATGTTTAGCGGCACCGAGCAGGGTGGTTGCTCATTCCTACATGCGGTTGCTCTGAATCCACAGGCGTACCATGAGCCGCAGATATTCGCGGCACTATCGTACCTAGCTAATGCACGTGGTACTAACGAAGTATCAATTGATATCGTTGATGCCGGCACGGGTGAGATTAAACCTACAAAGTTTACAGCAGACACGCTAGCCGACTACATACTCGACCAAGCAAGCACGGGGGTGAGTGCAAGCCTTGCGAGCCTGAACGATGAGCAGAGACGTGCAAAGGTTGAGCATGCTGGTCGCTATGGTGTGCGCCTATGTAGCACAATCCATGCTATGGGGCATGACTGTACGACTTGCAAGCATTGGTGCAAGGTCAAGAGTCCTATACAGCTGAAGAGTGAGGTGCACCTAGCAAGCGCTGACAATGGGTACTGGATCATGGGCAAAAATGGCCCAAAAGAGCCATCATATGCAGACATAGAACAACTGTTCATGACAGAGAAGCAGGTCATCACGCTTGCGTCGGGGGACATGTATGAGTACTCCCCAACGAGTAGGCACTGGGCAACACTAGAGCGGCCACAGGTATACCAGTGGTGGCGAACAAAGCTTGCATATCCCGATGCGCTACGTGAACGACACTTTAACGAGTTCGCTCAACGCGTAGTCAATATGTGCTCAAAAACAAAAAAAGAGGGTGAGGCGTTCTTCGATAGGCCAGGACTTGAGGCAAAAATAAACTTTCGTAATGGCGTGCTGGATCTACACACAAACGTGTTACTGCCGCACAGTGCGTACTATGGCTTCATGTCGTGTATAGATTTAGACTATGACTCCACTGCGACAAGTGACTACTTTGAAGAATGGCTTATGTCTGTATGCTCGAAAGATAGAGAGAAATACACACTGCTTATGGACTTAATGAGCTACGCTCTATGGCCACGTATGGACGACCAAGTGATCGTGTTCATGGTTGGTAACGGGAAGAACGGTAAGTCAACGCTTCTAAACATTCTCAAAGCGATTATGAAAGACAGCGCGTCCACTGTTAGTTTGCAACAGATGCTTACAAACAGATTCATGCTGGCGAATCTACATAAGAAGAATCTAAACATATCGCAAGAGTCGTCGTACGCGAAGCTTAGCTATGAAGAGTGTAACATCCTCAAAAATCTAACGGGTGGTGATGCTGTAACAGCTGAACGTAAAGGCAAGGATAGCTTTATGTTTGAGAACAAAGCCAAGCTATACTTTGCGACGAATACTATGCCAAAGTTTGCGGAGACCACATCAAGCATGCTTAGACGCGTGTTGCATGTATCGTTTGATCAATCATTTCTTACCTGTCGCAGCGAGGTCGGGGAGCGACTTGTAACAACAGAGCTTTCGGGTATAGTTGCGATGCTTGCGCGCAACCTAATGGAGAACATTAGGCGTAATAACGGCCGCTTTGTTATACAACGTGGAGACGTTATGCGAAGCGAAGATATAGTTCTTATAAGCAATAGTTCGTATCAGTGGTTTAAGGAAACATATACTGTCAACGGCATGAAAGCGCACCGCGAATACACGCTTGATGAGTTGTACGTTCAGTTCACACAGTGGTGTGAGGACGAGGGTATTAAGTACCCTATGGCACGTAATACGTTCGCGAAGCAGCTTAGACAGTACATACCTAAAGAGTACTTTGGGCGTAAACGTCTACAGGGGACGCAGTATATCACTGTAAAAGGCATTATGCCCCAGGCAGATGATATACAAATGAATGAACCACTGGACATGCTGTAA